A DNA window from Mobula hypostoma chromosome 3, sMobHyp1.1, whole genome shotgun sequence contains the following coding sequences:
- the LOC134343724 gene encoding G protein-activated inward rectifier potassium channel 3-like — MTGEERSGRKEERRRRVRSEEEGGWGRDVENREQQCVRPVVADCGCRSAWNLSPGEQRPLSSCPAARTTSAAGESSSRTRRITLLHRPFTPPLTLLWATPSVSIPPSLFHGPFVPALPALLLTLDPSLVLFLCLAPSALGRCRGLLAPLAADPAHSPMGRDGTYCGLAASPPAAGGRRQCREGPGSGGRRKQRYVEKDGKCNVQHGNVLETYRYLTDIFTTLVDLRWRVSLLVFVLAYTLTWLSFGLVWWLLAYCRGDLEHLGDKAWTPCVHNLNGFVSAFLFSIETETTIGYGFRVIADSCPQGIALLLLQAILGSMVNAFMVGCMFVKISQPTKRAETLVFSNRAVVSPRDGCLCLMFRVGDLRRSHIVEASIRAKLIRSKQTAEGEFIPLDQTEVGVGLETGDDRLFLVSPLIICHEIDCLSPFWEMSKEQLQAEDFEIVVILEGMVEATGMTCQARSSYLCEEVLWGHRFASVLSLEDGHYQVDYSMFHQTFEVSTPTCSARELAERQAEAEAQLYWSVTRPPRVRCSQLEEGALPASMTTEGKRKQEEKEGEGDVIQQPNGNLNESAL, encoded by the exons ATGACAGGGGAGGAGAGGTCGGGGAGAAAGGAGGAGCGGAGAAGGAGGGTGAGGAGTGAGGAGGAGGGAGGCTGGGGAAGGGATGTGGAGaacag GGAGCAGCAGTGCGTCAGGCCGGTCGTCGCTGACTGCGGCTGCAGAAGCGCCTGGAATCTGAGCCCGGGGGAGCAAAGACCCCTTTCCAGCTGCCCGGCTGCTCGGACCACCTCGGCAGCCGGCGAGAGCAGCAGCCGAACCCGGCGGATCACG cTCCTTCACAGACCCTTTACCCCCCCACTCACTCTTTTGTGGGCCACCCCTTCTGTCTCCATCCCCCCCTCGCTTTTCCATGGACCATTCGTCCCCGCCCTTCCTGCTCTCCTGCTGACCCTTGACCCGTCCTTGGTCCTCTTTCTCTGCCTCGCTCCCTCAGCCCTCGGACGATGCCGCGGCCTGCTAGCCCCCTTGGCCGCTGATCCTGCCCACTCTCCCATGGGCCGAGACGGTACTTATTGTGGCCTGGCGGCCTCTCCACCAGCGGCTGGTGGCCGCAGACAGTGCAGGGAGGGCCCGGGTTCCGGCGGGCGTCGCAAGCAGCGTTACGTGGAGAAGGACGGCAAGTGCAACGTGCAACATGGCAACGTGCTGGAGACGTACCGCTACCTGACCGACATCTTCACCACGCTGGTGGACCTGCGCTGGCGAGTCAGCCTGCTGGTCTTCGTGCTGGCCTACACGTTGACCTGGCTCTCGTTCGGCCTCGTCTGGTGGCTGCTTGCTTACTGCCGCGGTGACCTGGAGCACCTGGGCGACAAGGCGTGGACGCCGTGCGTGCACAACCTCAATGGCTTCGTCTCCGCCTTCCTCTTCTCCATCGAAACAGAAACCACTATCGGCTACGGCTTCCGGGTAATCGCCGACTCCTGCCCACAGGGAATCGCCCTGCTCCTTCTCCAGGCCATCCTGGGCTCCATGGTCAACGCCTTTATGGTGGGCTGCATGTTTGTCAAGATCTCGCAGCCCACCAAGCGCGCAGAGACGCTGGTCTTCTCCAATCGGGCGGTGGTGTCCCCACGGGACGGCTGCCTCTGCCTAATGTTCCGGGTGGGAGACCTCCGGCGCTCGCACATCGTCGAGGCCTCCATCCGTGCCAAGCTGATCCGCTCCAAGCAGACCGCCGAAGGCGAGTTCATCCCCCTCGACCAGACCGAAGTGGGCGTCGGCCTGGAGACCGGTGACGACCGGCTCTTCCTCGTCTCCCCGCTCATCATCTGCCACGAGATCGACTGCCTCAGCCCCTTCTGGGAGATGAGCAAGGAGCAGCTGCAGGCCGAGGACTTTGAGATCGTGGTCATCCTGGAGGGAATGGTGGAGGCGACAG GGATGACATGCCAGGCGCGGAGTTCGTACCTgtgtgaggaggtgttgtggggcCACCGCTTCGCCTCAGTGTTATCGCTGGAGGACGGCCACTACCAGGTGGACTACAGCATGTTCCACCAGACCTTCGAGGTGTCCACCCCCACCTGCAGCGCTCGCGAGCTGGCTGAGCGTCAGGCTGAGGCCGAGGCCCAGCTCTACTGGTCCGTCACTAGGCCCCCTAGGGTGAGGTGCTCCCAGCTGGAGGAGGGAGCTCTCCCTGCGTCCATGACAACCGAGGGCAAGAGGAAGCaggaggagaaggaaggggaaggggatgtGATCCAGCAACCCAACGGCAACCTCAACGAGTCTGCCTTGTGA